Proteins encoded together in one Telopea speciosissima isolate NSW1024214 ecotype Mountain lineage chromosome 4, Tspe_v1, whole genome shotgun sequence window:
- the LOC122660329 gene encoding glucosidase 2 subunit beta-like — translation MENENMDDDELRYKEHDDSSASYRSDSEDQTDFSDITASNPSWLDKIQHTVRNILQAVNLFQTPVDKSEAARIRKEYEGSSSKLSKLESTITKLSEKLKHDFGPEKEFYSFYDRCFENKESKYVYKVCPYKHASQVEGHSTTRLGNWDKFEDSFRAMIFSNGDRCWNGPGRSLKVKLRCGLKNELTDVDEPSRCEYVALLSTPALCLEEKLKELQHKLDLLNMEQIQSHDEL, via the exons ATGGAAAATGAAAACATGGATGATGACGAGTTGAGATATAAAGAGCATGATGATTCTAGTGCCTCATACAGATCTGACTCAGAAGACCAGACAGACTTTTCAG ATATAACTGCAAGTAATCCTTCTTGGTTGGATAAGATACAGCATACTGTTCGGAACATTTTGCAAGCAGTTAACTTATTTCAGACTCCAGTGGATAAATCAG AGGCTGCTCGTATACGGAAGGAATATGAAGGTTCTAGTTCAAAGCTGTCTAAACTAGAGTCAACGATAACAAAATTGAGTGAAAAACTAAAACATGATTTTG GGCCAGAGAAGGAATTTTATTCGTTTTATGACCGTTGTTTTGAGAACAAAGAGAGCAA GTATGTCTACAAAGTATGTCCATATAAACACGCTTCCCAAGTGGAAGGCCACAGTACAACTAGACTGGG GAACTGGGATAAATTTGAGGACTCATTTAGGGCCATGATATTTTCAAATGGCGATAGATGCTGGAATGGGCCTGGCAGAAGTTTAAAG GTAAAACTTAGGTGTGGTTTGAAGAATGAGCTAACGGATGTAGATGAACCTAGTCGTTGCGA GTATGTAGCATTGTTGTCAACACCTGCTCTTTGCTTGGAGGAGAAGTTAAAG GAACTTCAACACAAACTAGATTTATTGAACATGGAACAAATCCAGAGCCATGATGAACTTTAA